One genomic window of Thermodesulfobacteriota bacterium includes the following:
- the rsmI gene encoding 16S rRNA (cytidine(1402)-2'-O)-methyltransferase: MSSELYIVSTPIGNLDDITLRALNILREVDLVACEDTRTTKKLLSYYQIQKPLTSYHEHNEVEKSKELVSLLLEGSSIALVSDAGTPGVSDPGYRIVKLASQNGIKIVPIPGASAAMAALSVSGLSTSSFGFHGFPPKQKKKLSEYLNELKYLPQTLIFYESPNRIINTLEAMIEVLGDRNASASREITKMYEETIRGNLSEVLKYFKEKDSVKGEFTLVVEGAAQKSQEFDSNTVDTMLELLKQDGLSLKDAVSQVVGESGISKSKIYKKALEIWKK; this comes from the coding sequence ATGAGCTCTGAGCTGTATATAGTTTCAACGCCGATTGGAAACCTTGATGATATTACTTTAAGGGCGCTAAATATTTTAAGAGAGGTTGATTTAGTTGCTTGTGAGGATACAAGAACTACGAAGAAACTTCTCTCGTACTACCAAATACAAAAACCCCTAACGAGCTATCATGAGCATAATGAAGTAGAGAAATCTAAGGAGCTCGTATCACTTCTCCTAGAAGGTAGTAGTATTGCTCTTGTATCAGATGCGGGAACGCCGGGGGTGTCAGATCCCGGCTATAGGATAGTAAAGCTCGCATCTCAAAACGGTATAAAAATTGTCCCGATTCCTGGGGCCTCAGCAGCCATGGCAGCGCTTAGCGTCTCAGGGCTTTCTACCTCGAGTTTTGGATTCCACGGATTTCCGCCAAAACAAAAAAAGAAATTATCTGAATATCTAAATGAGCTTAAATATTTGCCCCAGACGCTAATATTTTATGAATCTCCCAATCGAATAATAAATACGCTAGAGGCTATGATTGAGGTTTTAGGCGACCGAAATGCTTCAGCTAGCCGGGAGATAACTAAGATGTATGAGGAGACAATTAGAGGAAACTTGTCAGAAGTTTTAAAGTATTTTAAAGAGAAAGACTCGGTGAAAGGTGAGTTTACTTTGGTTGTAGAAGGTGCTGCACAAAAATCTCAGGAATTTGATTCTAATACTGTTGATACTATGTTGGAACTATTAAAGCAAGATGGTTTATCACTTAAGGACGCTGTTTCTCAGGTAGTTGGGGAAAGCGGGATTTCGAAAAGTAAGATATATAAGAAGGCTCTAGAAATATGGAAGAAGTAG